The Erigeron canadensis isolate Cc75 chromosome 4, C_canadensis_v1, whole genome shotgun sequence genome window below encodes:
- the LOC122596447 gene encoding G-type lectin S-receptor-like serine/threonine-protein kinase At1g11410 isoform X1, with translation MFQNRRFLLFIFISLSLKFSTSTDTITLLQPLQDGDILVSNKENFALGFFSPRNSSNKYVGIWYNKVSEQTVVWVANRDRPITNSSGILSVDETGNMVLHDKDQKFVFWSTNVTNIGNYSVSVQLLDSGNLILFQDRNRNAYSWQSFDYPSNTLLPGMKFGLDKKTGLNRVITSWKSNGNPGVGEYAYKMEFVGSTQLYLYKGKTRVWRTGSWTGHGWSGVPEMTQNFIFNVTYVNNNDEVYVGYLIRNSSIFSRLVINESGIVERLTWHEADRRWIGFWSAPKDQCDGYNECGPFGFCDLYKPGTFECNCLPGYEPQSPQDWYLRDGTRGCKRKVGAEICLPGAGFVELARVKIPDTSTTRVNMSLGLEACKESCHKNCTCVGYAVADISKEIGGCITWYKDMIDTRTFSYGGQSLYIRVDAAELAKYSSKKPSNSRRKALLYVGMPLIAVGLVVCIFILFYIKKKKANRRSRDVGVSFINSLKSVEGSFLEKDMGENVDLHVFDMSTIVAATDNFSLSSKLGEGGFGSVYKGTLLNGQEVAVKRLSQSSGQGMHEFKNEVTLIAKLQHRNLVRLLGYCFHTEEKMLVYEYLPNKGLDCFIFDQEKGSLLDWKKRFQIIRGIVRGLLYLHQDSRLRIIHRDLKASNILLDADLNPKISDFGMAKIFGGDQAEATTLRVVGTYGYMSPEYAMEGLFSVKSDVYSFGILVLEIISGRKNNSYYMESSVNLIGHVWDLWKQDRALEVVDTTLLGDSFDAHEVLRCIHVGILCVQELASDRPTMTDVAFMLSNRDTNLPSPNQPAFIFRKLNYGTDSTTASISGGVGSVYDETITILHAR, from the exons ATGTTTCAGAATAGAAgatttttactatttattttcaTATCTCTGTCTTTAAAGTTTAGCACTTCTACCGACACCATAACACTCCTGCAACCCTTACAAGATGGTGATATTTTGGTCTCTAATAAAGAAAACTTTGCACTAGGATTCTTTAGCCCCCGAAATTCGAGCAACAAATATGTTGGTATTTGGTATAACAAGGTTTCTGAGCAAACTGTCGTTTGGGTTGCTAATAGAGACCGTCCGATCACTAACTCATCCGGTATCCTATCCGTCGATGAAACAGGAAACATGGTTTTACACGATAAAGATCAAAAGTTTGTGTTCTGGTCAACAAATGTCACAAATATTGGAAATTATAGTGTTTCAGTGCAGTTGCTGGATTCTGGGAATTTGATCCTGTTTCAAGACCGAAACAGAAACGCTTATTCATGGCAGAGTTTTGATTATCCATCAAATACTCTTCTTCCGGGTATGAAGTTCGGGTTAGATAAGAAAACGGGTTTGAACAGAGTAATCACATCTTGGAAGTCTAATGGGAACCCAGGTGTTGGTGAGTATGCATATAAGATGGAGTTTGTTGGGTCCACTCAGCTGTATTTGTACAAAGGTAAGACACGGGTTTGGCGAACTGGGTCATGGACCGGGCACGGGTGGAGTGGTGTACCTGAGATGacacaaaattttatatttaacgtTACATACGTGAACAACAACGATGAGGTTTACGTTGGTTATCTTATAAGAAATTCGTCTATCTTTTCTAGATTAGTCATTAACGAGTCCGGAATTGTGGAAAGGCTAACTTGGCACGAGGCAGATCGTAGGTGGATTGGGTTCTGGTCTGCTCCAAAAGACCAATGTGATGGTTATAATGAGTGTGGCCCATTTGGCTTTTGTGATCTGTATAAACCAGGTACTTTTGAGTGCAATTGCCTCCCTGGTTACGAGCCTCAGTCACCACAAGATTGGTACCTGAGGGACGGAACCAGAGGGTGTAAGAGAAAGGTGGGGGCTGAGATATGCCTGCCCGGAGCCGGGTTCGTCGAGCTGGCACGTGTGAAGATACCCGACACATCGACAACACGTGTGAACATGAGTTTGGGATTGGAAGCGTGTAAAGAGTCATGCCATAAGAATTGCACGTGCGTGGGGTATGCCGTGGCTGATATAAGCAAAGAGATTGGAGGATGTATTACTTGGTATAAGGACATGATTGATACGAGGACGTTTTCGTATGGGGGCCAATCATTATACATAAGGGTAGATGCAGCTGAATTAG CCAAATACTCATCAAAGAAGCCAAGTAACTCTCGCAGAAAGGCATTACTATATGTGGGGATGCCATTGATCGCAGTGGGGCTTGTCGTTTGCATCTTCATTCTCTTTTACATCAAAAAGAAGAAAG CCAATCGAAGATCACGTGACGTAGGAGTTAGCTTTATAAACAGTCTAAAATCTGTGGAAGGGTCATTCTTAGAGAAAGATATGGGTGAAAATGTTGATTTGCATGTATTCGATATGAGCACAATAGTTGCAGCAACCGATAATTTCTCTCTTTCAAGTAAGCTTGGAGAAGGTGGCTTCGGCTCAGTTTATAAG GGTACACTACTAAATGGACAAGAAGTTGCCGTGAAAAGGTTATCACAAAGCTCAGGTCAAGGGATGCATGAGTTCAAGAACGAAGTTACATTGATAGCGAAACTTCAACATAGGAATCTAGTGCGGCTTCTAGGATATTGTTTTCATACAGAAGAGAAGATGTTAGTCTATGAATACCTACCAAACAAAGGCTTGGATTGTTTCATCTTCG ATCAAGAAAAAGGGTCACTTTTAGATTGGAAAAAAAGATTCCAGATCATTAGAGGAATTGTTCGTGGCTTGCTATATCTTCATCAGGATTCTAGGCTCAGGATCATCCACAGGGATTTAAAAGCAAGCAACATTTTGCTAGATGCAGATTTAAACCCCAAAATTTCTGATTTCGGAATGGCAAAAATATTTGGAGGGGATCAGGCAGAAGCTACAACACTTAGAGTTGTTGGAACATA CGGCTATATGTCTCCAGAGTACGCAATGGAAGGCCTTTTTTCAGTGAAGTCTGATGTTTATAGTTTCGGAATTCTAGTTCTGGAGATAATAAGTGGTAGAAAAAACAACAGTTATTATATGGAGAGCTCGGTTAACTTGATCGGACAT GTTTGGGACTTGTGGAAACAAGATAGAGCACTAGAGGTAGTTGATACAACATTATTAGGAGATTCATTTGATGCCCATGAAGTTCTGAGATGCATCCATGTCGGGATTCTGTGTGTTCAAGAACTAGCGAGTGATCGACCAACAATGACAGATGTTGCATTTATGCTGAGTAATCGTGATACAAATCTTCCTTCTCCTAATCAGCCAGCTTTCATATTTAGAAAACTGAATTATGGTACCGACTCAACAACAGCATCAATCAGTGGTGGTGTTGGCTCTGTTTATGATGAGACCATCACCATCCTTCATGCTCGGTGA
- the LOC122596447 gene encoding G-type lectin S-receptor-like serine/threonine-protein kinase At1g11410 isoform X2, producing MFQNRRFLLFIFISLSLKFSTSTDTITLLQPLQDGDILVSNKENFALGFFSPRNSSNKYVGIWYNKVSEQTVVWVANRDRPITNSSGILSVDETGNMVLHDKDQKFVFWSTNVTNIGNYSVSVQLLDSGNLILFQDRNRNAYSWQSFDYPSNTLLPGMKFGLDKKTGLNRVITSWKSNGNPGVGEYAYKMEFVGSTQLYLYKGKTRVWRTGSWTGHGWSGVPEMTQNFIFNVTYVNNNDEVYVGYLIRNSSIFSRLVINESGIVERLTWHEADRRWIGFWSAPKDQCDGYNECGPFGFCDLYKPGTFECNCLPGYEPQSPQDWYLRDGTRGCKRKVGAEICLPGAGFVELARVKIPDTSTTRVNMSLGLEACKESCHKNCTCVGYAVADISKEIGGCITWYKDMIDTRTFSYGGQSLYIRVDAAELANRRSRDVGVSFINSLKSVEGSFLEKDMGENVDLHVFDMSTIVAATDNFSLSSKLGEGGFGSVYKGTLLNGQEVAVKRLSQSSGQGMHEFKNEVTLIAKLQHRNLVRLLGYCFHTEEKMLVYEYLPNKGLDCFIFDQEKGSLLDWKKRFQIIRGIVRGLLYLHQDSRLRIIHRDLKASNILLDADLNPKISDFGMAKIFGGDQAEATTLRVVGTYGYMSPEYAMEGLFSVKSDVYSFGILVLEIISGRKNNSYYMESSVNLIGHVWDLWKQDRALEVVDTTLLGDSFDAHEVLRCIHVGILCVQELASDRPTMTDVAFMLSNRDTNLPSPNQPAFIFRKLNYGTDSTTASISGGVGSVYDETITILHAR from the exons ATGTTTCAGAATAGAAgatttttactatttattttcaTATCTCTGTCTTTAAAGTTTAGCACTTCTACCGACACCATAACACTCCTGCAACCCTTACAAGATGGTGATATTTTGGTCTCTAATAAAGAAAACTTTGCACTAGGATTCTTTAGCCCCCGAAATTCGAGCAACAAATATGTTGGTATTTGGTATAACAAGGTTTCTGAGCAAACTGTCGTTTGGGTTGCTAATAGAGACCGTCCGATCACTAACTCATCCGGTATCCTATCCGTCGATGAAACAGGAAACATGGTTTTACACGATAAAGATCAAAAGTTTGTGTTCTGGTCAACAAATGTCACAAATATTGGAAATTATAGTGTTTCAGTGCAGTTGCTGGATTCTGGGAATTTGATCCTGTTTCAAGACCGAAACAGAAACGCTTATTCATGGCAGAGTTTTGATTATCCATCAAATACTCTTCTTCCGGGTATGAAGTTCGGGTTAGATAAGAAAACGGGTTTGAACAGAGTAATCACATCTTGGAAGTCTAATGGGAACCCAGGTGTTGGTGAGTATGCATATAAGATGGAGTTTGTTGGGTCCACTCAGCTGTATTTGTACAAAGGTAAGACACGGGTTTGGCGAACTGGGTCATGGACCGGGCACGGGTGGAGTGGTGTACCTGAGATGacacaaaattttatatttaacgtTACATACGTGAACAACAACGATGAGGTTTACGTTGGTTATCTTATAAGAAATTCGTCTATCTTTTCTAGATTAGTCATTAACGAGTCCGGAATTGTGGAAAGGCTAACTTGGCACGAGGCAGATCGTAGGTGGATTGGGTTCTGGTCTGCTCCAAAAGACCAATGTGATGGTTATAATGAGTGTGGCCCATTTGGCTTTTGTGATCTGTATAAACCAGGTACTTTTGAGTGCAATTGCCTCCCTGGTTACGAGCCTCAGTCACCACAAGATTGGTACCTGAGGGACGGAACCAGAGGGTGTAAGAGAAAGGTGGGGGCTGAGATATGCCTGCCCGGAGCCGGGTTCGTCGAGCTGGCACGTGTGAAGATACCCGACACATCGACAACACGTGTGAACATGAGTTTGGGATTGGAAGCGTGTAAAGAGTCATGCCATAAGAATTGCACGTGCGTGGGGTATGCCGTGGCTGATATAAGCAAAGAGATTGGAGGATGTATTACTTGGTATAAGGACATGATTGATACGAGGACGTTTTCGTATGGGGGCCAATCATTATACATAAGGGTAGATGCAGCTGAATTAG CCAATCGAAGATCACGTGACGTAGGAGTTAGCTTTATAAACAGTCTAAAATCTGTGGAAGGGTCATTCTTAGAGAAAGATATGGGTGAAAATGTTGATTTGCATGTATTCGATATGAGCACAATAGTTGCAGCAACCGATAATTTCTCTCTTTCAAGTAAGCTTGGAGAAGGTGGCTTCGGCTCAGTTTATAAG GGTACACTACTAAATGGACAAGAAGTTGCCGTGAAAAGGTTATCACAAAGCTCAGGTCAAGGGATGCATGAGTTCAAGAACGAAGTTACATTGATAGCGAAACTTCAACATAGGAATCTAGTGCGGCTTCTAGGATATTGTTTTCATACAGAAGAGAAGATGTTAGTCTATGAATACCTACCAAACAAAGGCTTGGATTGTTTCATCTTCG ATCAAGAAAAAGGGTCACTTTTAGATTGGAAAAAAAGATTCCAGATCATTAGAGGAATTGTTCGTGGCTTGCTATATCTTCATCAGGATTCTAGGCTCAGGATCATCCACAGGGATTTAAAAGCAAGCAACATTTTGCTAGATGCAGATTTAAACCCCAAAATTTCTGATTTCGGAATGGCAAAAATATTTGGAGGGGATCAGGCAGAAGCTACAACACTTAGAGTTGTTGGAACATA CGGCTATATGTCTCCAGAGTACGCAATGGAAGGCCTTTTTTCAGTGAAGTCTGATGTTTATAGTTTCGGAATTCTAGTTCTGGAGATAATAAGTGGTAGAAAAAACAACAGTTATTATATGGAGAGCTCGGTTAACTTGATCGGACAT GTTTGGGACTTGTGGAAACAAGATAGAGCACTAGAGGTAGTTGATACAACATTATTAGGAGATTCATTTGATGCCCATGAAGTTCTGAGATGCATCCATGTCGGGATTCTGTGTGTTCAAGAACTAGCGAGTGATCGACCAACAATGACAGATGTTGCATTTATGCTGAGTAATCGTGATACAAATCTTCCTTCTCCTAATCAGCCAGCTTTCATATTTAGAAAACTGAATTATGGTACCGACTCAACAACAGCATCAATCAGTGGTGGTGTTGGCTCTGTTTATGATGAGACCATCACCATCCTTCATGCTCGGTGA